CCGATAATGAAGAGTTACACAGATTCGGAGATTATCGAAAGGCCCTCCGTGACGGCTCACTGGGTTTCTATGAATTCCTGGTGCGTGAATCGCTGACGCTGGCTGCGGATCGGCTCCATTATTTTTCGCACTGGATCACCCCGGAAGCGGCGCCGATACGATACGATACACGGTTCTTCATCGGCCGGGCCCCGGCCGGCCAGGATGCTGTTCATGACGGCGTGGAGCTGACGAAACACCGCTGGCTGACACCCCGGGAGGCCCTCGATGCATACGAGAGCGGCGCCTTCGACATGGTGGTCCCCACGGTAATGACGCTGGAGGAACTGGACGGATACGCGACCGTCGATGACGCGATCCTCTCCACGGCGCGCAAGGAGATACCATCACACTGCATCAGGGTGGATGTTGATGAAAAAGAGGGAATTACCATATATGCCCCTGATGGAAGGGTGTTCAAACGGATACCGCCGTCAGTCCGATAGAGAAATATGCCATTAATTCAGAGGAGGTCCATCTATGAAGCTGGAGGAACTGTTCAGTCTTAAGGGGAAAACCGCCCTGGTCACGGGTGGTGGAAGGGGTATCGGTAAATTTATCGCCACCGGTTTCGTTGAGGCGGGGGCGAATGTCATCATCGTATCCCGAAAAATGCAGAATCTCGAAAAGGCCGCGGAGGAACTGTCGTCGGCGTATGGCGCAACGGTTCTGCCCGTCGCCTGCGACATCGCCAGGGAAGAAGATATCGACGCCATGCTGGCGACGGTGCGGGAAAAGTTCCCCCGTATCGATATACTGGTCAATAATGCCGGTGCCACCT
This DNA window, taken from Deltaproteobacteria bacterium, encodes the following:
- a CDS encoding NUDIX domain-containing protein; translated protein: MAVRPRDAATVILLRDRNGSGGGGMEVLMVHRHPKSDFVPGSYVFPGGAMEEEDFTPGMGVLCAGRTCEAAYQALANAASPAKALGAWVTAIRETFEEVGLLMAYRGDGTLFCASDNEELHRFGDYRKALRDGSLGFYEFLVRESLTLAADRLHYFSHWITPEAAPIRYDTRFFIGRAPAGQDAVHDGVELTKHRWLTPREALDAYESGAFDMVVPTVMTLEELDGYATVDDAILSTARKEIPSHCIRVDVDEKEGITIYAPDGRVFKRIPPSVR